The Psilocybe cubensis strain MGC-MH-2018 chromosome 7, whole genome shotgun sequence genome has a window encoding:
- a CDS encoding Aldehyde dehydrogenase codes for MSIQLEERLFIAGKFVEGNGERIDVINPANKEKLASVHVAGQKEVDAAVDAAEKAWPAWADGDPSTRSRIMHKLADLVDENANTLGMVQSLEMGKPLKDSIIEAHGVAYVYRWFAGAADKIHGKTSLNVPGFLGLEIRQPYGVTAGIIPWNGPLAMLAWKTAPALATGNASIIKTSEKSPLSALIFAELAVKAGLPDGVLSILSGARETGQLLASHMRIRKIAFTGSAIAGKAVAEAAARSNLKSCTLELGGKSPVIVFDDCDMEDAVTRVLGGFNRNSGQICIAGTRVYVQDTIFDKFSEKLSAAAQSYKVGDPTDESYSSGPQVDILQHKRVLQYIETGKAEGAKVLTGGAAGDEKGFYVKPTIFVDVKDDAIINKEEIFGPVAILHKFTTEEEVLKRANDTEYGLAAYVFTKDVSRAIRFAKGLEAGQVGVNTTGNAHPDLAFGGWKGSGIGRELGHHSIDAYTEVKTIFIR; via the exons ATGTCAATTCAACTCGAAGAACGCCTATTTATTGCTGGAAAG TTTGTCGAGGGTAATGGCGAACGCATCGACGTAATCAATCCCGCCAACAAAGAGAAGTTAGCATCAGTGCACGTTGCAGGACAGAAAGAGGTTGATGCTGCAGTCGACGCTGCAGAAAAGGCATGGCCTGCGTGGGCTGACGGTGACCCGTCTACCCGCTCCAGAATCATGCACAAACTGGCCGATCTTGTTGATGAAAATGCTAACACTCTTGGGATGGTACAATCGTTGGAGATGGGAAAACCCCTGAAGGATTCAAT TATCGAGGCCCACGGTGTCGCATATGTCTATCGCTGGTTTGCTGGAGCGGC AGATAAAATACACGGAAAGACTAGTTTGAATGTACCAGGCTTTTTGGGTTTGGAGATTCGTCAACCGTATGGTGTCACAGCCGGAATCATACCCTG GAACGGGCCTCTTGCTATGCTTGCATGGAAAACGGCGCCAGCGT TGGCtactggaaatgcaagtatTATTAAGACCAGTGAGAAGTCACCTCTCAGTGCTCTTAtttttgcagaacttgcCGTGAAAGCTGG ACTCCCTGACGGTGTTTTGAGCATCCTGAGTGGCGCCCGGGAGACAGGACAGCTCCTGGCTTCCCATATGCGCATTCGTAAAATTGCTTTTACCGGTTCTGCTATTGCTGGGAAGGCCGTCGCAGAGGCTGCTGCACGGTCCAACCTGAAGTCGTGCACGCTTGAGCTTGGTGGTAAAAGCCCTGTCATCGTGTTCGACGATTGTGACATGGAAGATGCCGTCACCAG AGTTCTGGGTGGATTCAATAGAAATTCCGGTCAGATTTGCATCGCTGGAACGCGGGTGTATGTCCAAGACACGATCTTCGACAAGTTTTCGGAAAAGCTTTCTGCGGCTGCTCAAAGTTACAAAGTCGGAGACCCCACTGACGAGTCATACTCTTCGGGTCCGCAAGTCGACATTCTTCAG CATAAACGCGTCCTGCAATATATCGAAACTGGGAAAGCTGAAGGTGCTAAGGTTCTGACTGGTGGAGCCGCCGGAGATGAAAAG GGATTCTATGTCAAACCTACCATATTCGTTGATGTCAAAGATGATGCTATAATCAACAAGGAAGAGATATTTGGTCCAGTGGCAATACTCCACAAATTCACCACAGAGGAGGAAGTGCTGAAGAG GGCAAACGATACTGAGTATGGCTTGGCGGCTTA TGTCTTCACGAAAGACGTTTCACGCGCCATTCGATTCGCCAAAGGACTCGAAGCTGGACAGGTCGGCGTGAACACTACAGGAAATGCCCACCCAGACCTTGCTTTCGGCGGCTGGAAAGGCTCCGGCATTGGTCGTGAACTCGGACATCATT CCATCGATGCCTATACAGAGGTTAAGACTATTTTCATTCGTTGA
- a CDS encoding Aldehyde dehydrogenase encodes MSIELEERLFIGGKFTEGNGKRIVVVNPATKQEIASVHVAGEKEVDAAVDAAEKAWPAWANGDPALRAKVLHKLGDLVDEHADRLGTVQTMEMGKPVVQSIGEVHYVAYLFRYFAGIADKVHGKTSLNVPGFLGMEIRQPYGVTAGIIPWNGPLATLAWKVAPALATGNASIIKTSEKSPLSALLFAALAKDAGIPDGILSILSGARETGELIVSHMRIRKISFTGSTATGKAVARAAATSNLKTVTLELGGKSPVIVFDDCDLEDAVSRVHGGFTQNSGQMCAAATRIYVQDTIFDSFSEKLIAAAKTLKVGDPTDSTSWSGPQVDSIQHNRVIQYIETGKTEGGSVLIGGVPGDEKGYYVKPTIFVNVDEDATISKEEIFGPVGVLHKFITEEEALKRANNSEYGLAAYVFTKDISRAVRFVKGLESGQVGVNTVAMAHPNLAYGGWKGSGVGRELGDYAIEAYTEVKTIFIR; translated from the exons ATGTCAATCGAACTCGAAGAAAGACTTTTTATCGGCGGAAAG TTTACCGAAGGGAATGGCAAACGAATCGTCGTAGTTAATCCAGCTACAAAGCAAGAAATAGCATCTGTGCACGTTGCAGGTGAAAAAGAGGTCGACGCAGCGGTTGATGCAGCCGAGAAAGCCTGGCCTGCATGGGCGAACGGTGATCCCGCTCTACGCGCAAAGGTGTTGCATAAATTAGGTGACCTCGTCGACGAACACGCCGACCGTCTCGGGACTGTACAAACCATGGAGATGGGGAAACCAGTTGTCCAATCGAT CGGCGAAGTCCATTATGTTGCTTATCTCTTCCGATATTTCGCCGGCATAGC TGACAAAGTCCACGGCAAGACCAGCCTCAATGTTCCAGGGTTTCTTGGAATGGAAATTAGGCAGCCTTATGGCGTTACGGCTGGTATCATTCCATG GAATGGTCCTCTAGCTACATTGGCGTGGAAAGTTGCTCCTGCAC TCGCCACCGGAAACGCAAGCATCATCAAGACGAGCGAGAAGTCTCCCCTCAGTGCACTTTTGTTTGCCGCTTTGGCTAAAGACGCTGG CATCCCAGATGGAATTCTTAGCATACTTAGCGGGGCGCGCGAGACAGGAGAGTTAATAGTATCTCACATGCGGATTCGTAAAATATCCTTTACAGGATCCACAGCAACAGGGAAAGCCGTTGCCCGTGCTGCTGCTACATCCAACCTCAAGACAGTCACCCTCGAACTTGGGGGTAAAAGTCCTGTCATTGTTTTCGATGACTGCGATCTCGAGGACGCGGTATCCAGAGTGCATGGTGGCTTCACCCAGAACTCGGGTCAAATGTGCGCGGCTGCGACCAGGATATACGTGCAAGACACTATTTTCGACTCTTTCTCTGAGAAATTGATCGCTGCTGCTAAAACGCTGAAAGTCGGTGACCCAACTGACTCGACGTCCTGGTCGGGGCCGCAGGTGGATTCTATCCAG CATAATCGCGTTATTCAATACATTGAAACAGGAAAAACGGAAGGGGGAAGTGTTCTAATTGGTGGCGTTCCTGGCGATGAAAAG GGGTATTATGTGAAACCCACGATATTCGtcaatgtcgatgaagaCGCTACAATTAGCAAAGAGGAAATCTTCGGACCAGTTGGCGTTCTTCATAAATTTATAACAGAAGAGGAGGCTTTAAAGAG GGCAAATAATAGCGAATATGGGCTGGCTGCATA TGTTTTTACCAAGGACATCTCCAGGGCGGTCCGCTTCGTAAAAGGTCTTGAAAGCGGACAGGTTGGAGTTAATACCGTCGCCATGGCACACCCAAACCTTGCTTACGGTGGATGGAAAGGGTCTGGAGTCGGACGTGAGCTAGGTGATTATG CTATCGAAGCATATACAGAGGTCAAGACTATTTTCATTCGATGA